Proteins from a single region of Hordeum vulgare subsp. vulgare chromosome 6H, MorexV3_pseudomolecules_assembly, whole genome shotgun sequence:
- the LOC123402053 gene encoding chloride channel protein CLC-a-like has protein sequence MEEETPTTAGPGPGRKHDDGVDSEDPVSTRNGISSLQQPLLKRSNTLTANHLAMVGAKVSHIESLDYEIIENDLFKHDWRSRSTVEVLQYVFLKWALAFLVGLLTGVIASLINLAIENISGIKMLHMVQLVREKRYWAGFFYFSGFNLALTFVAAVLCVVFAPTAAGPGIPEIKAYLNGVDTPNMFGAPQLIVKIIGSICAVSSGLDLGKEGPLVHIGACLANLLSQGGSGRFRLRWKWLRYFNNDRDRRDLITCGASSGVCAAFRSPVGGVLFALEEVATWWRSALLWRTFFSTATVVVVLRGFIEVCRGGRCGLFGEGGLIIFDVSDVTVRHGLGDLLLVTLVGVIGGVLGALYNHVLHMVLRLYNLINDKGRMAKLALALAVCVFTSAGLYVLPFAVPCTPCDPAFGTACPATGRSGNFKQFNCPAGQYNDLATLLHATNVDATRNIFSTGTPGEFRLDSLLIFFAIYCVLGLFTFGIAVPSGLFLPIILMGAAYGRIVALVLQSAVGASIDHGLYAVLGAAALMSGSMRMTVSLCVIFLELTNNLTLLPMTMFVLLIAKTVGDAFNPSIYEIILDLKGLPFLEPKPEPWMKDLTVGELAAAKPRTISLQVIEKVSNVLEVLRSTGHNGFPVVDRPRPGLSELHGLVLRSHLVAVLRKRWFLAEKRRTEEWEARERFSSVELADKNCKIDDIELTPEELEMYIDLHPFTNTTPYTVVETMSVAKAVVLFRSVALRHMLIMPKYQGPEISPIVGILTRQDLRAHNILGAFPHLANKSKTH, from the exons ATGGAGGAAGAGACGCCTACCACGGCTGGTCCGGGACCGGGACGGAAACACGATGACGGCGTCGACTCGGAGGATCCAGTGAGCACCCGCAATGGCATCAGCTCCCTCCAGCAGCCGCTGCTGAAGAGAAGCAACACCCTGACGGCCAACCACCTCGCCATGGTCGGCGCCAAGGTCTCGCACATTGAGAGCCTCGACTACGA GATCATCGAGAACGATCTGTTCAAGCACGACTGGAGGAGCCGGTCCACCGTGGAGGTGCTGCAGTACGTGTTCCTCAAGTGGGCGCTGGCGTTCCTGGTGGGCCTCCTCACCGGCGTCATCGCGTCGCTCATCAACCTCGCCATCGAGAACATCTCCGGCATCAAGATGCTCCACATGGTCCAGCTCGTCCGGGAGAAACGGTACTGGGCAGGGTTCTTCTACTTCTCCGGCTTCAACTTGGCGCTCACGTTCGTCGCCGCCGTGCTCTGCGTCGTCttcgcccccaccgccgccggcCCGGGCATCCCCGAGATCAAGGCATACCTCAACGGCGTCGACACGCCCAACATGTTCGGCGCGCCGCAGCTCATTGTCAAG ATCATAGGTAGCATCTGCGCGGTGTCGTCGGGGCTGGATCTCGGCAAGGAAGGCCCGCTGGTGCACATCGGCGCGTGCCTTGCCAACCTGCTCAGCCAGGGCGGCTCCGGCCGGTTCCGCCTCCGCTGGAAATGGCTGCGCTACTTCAACAACGACCGCGACCGGCGCGACCTCATCACCTGCGGCGCGTCGTCCGGCGTGTGCGCGGCGTTCCGGTCGCCCGTGGGAGGCGTGCTGTTCGCGCTGGAGGAGGTGGCGACGTGGTGGCGGAGCGCGCTGCTCTGGCGCACCTTCTTCAGCACGGCGaccgtggtggtggtgctgcgcgGGTTCATCGAGGTGTGCCGCGGCGGGCGGTGCGGCCTCTTCGGCGAGGGCGGGCTCATCATCTTCGACGTCAGCGACGTCACCGTCCGGCACGGGCTGGGCGACCTCCTCCTGGTCACGCTCGTCGGCGTCATCGGCGGCGTCCTCGGCGCGCTCTACAACCACGTCCTCCACATGGTGCTCCggctctacaacctcatcaacgacaaggGCCGGATGGCGAAGCTGGCGCTGGCGCTGGCCGTGTGCGTGTTCACGTCGGCGGGGCTGTACGTGCTCCCATTCGCCGTGCCGTGCACGCCGTGCGACCCGGCGTTCGGCACGGCGTGCCCGGCCACCGGGAGGAGCGGCAACTTCAAGCAGTTCAACTGCCCGGCCGGGCAGTACAACGACCTGGCCACCCTCCTGCACGCCACCAACGTGGACGCCACGCGCAACATCTTCTCCACGGGCACCCCCGGCGAGTTCCGGCTGGACTCGCTGCTCATCTTCTTCGCCATATACTGCGTGCTGGGGCTCTTCACCTTCGGCATCGCCGTGCCGTCGGGGCTCTTCCTGCCCATCATCCTCATGGGCGCCGCCTACGGCCGCATCGTGGCGCTCGTGCTCCAGAGCGCGGTGGGGGCGAGCATCGACCACGGGCTCTACGCCGTGCTGGGCGCGGCGGCGCTCATGTCGGGCTCCATGAGGATGACCGTCTCGCTCTGCGTCATCTTCCTGGAGCTCACCAACAACCTGACCCTGCTGCCCATGACCATGTTCGTGCTGCTCATCGCCAAGACCGTCGGCGACGCCTTCAACCCCAGCATCTACGAGATCATCCTCGACCTCAAGGGGCTTCCCTTCCTAGAACCCAAGCCGGAGCCATGGATGAAGGATCTCACCGTGGGCGAGCTCGCCGCCGCCAAACCGCGCACCATCAGCCTCCAGGTGATCGAGAAGGTGTCCAACGTCCTGGAGGTGCTGCGGAGCACCGGCCACAACGGGTTCCCGGTTGTGGACCGGCCGAGGCCCGGCTTGTCGGAGCTGCACGGGCTGGTCCTCCGGTCGCACCTGGTGGCCGTGCTGAGGAAGCGGTGGTTCCTGGCGGAGAAGAGGAGGACGGAGGAGTGGGAGGCCAGGGAGCGGTTCTCGTCGGTGGAGCTCGCCGACAAGAACTGCAAGATCGACGACATCGAGCTGACGCCGGAGGAGCTGGAGATGTACATCGACCTCCACCCGTTCACCAACACGACGCCGTACACCGTGGTGGAGACCATGTCGGTGGCCAAGGCCGTCGTGCTCTTCCGCTCCGTCGCGCTCCGGCACATGCTCATCATGCCCAAGTACCAGGGCCCCGAG ATATCTCCGATTGTGGGGATCTTGACGAGGCAGGACCTGCGGGCGCACAACATCCTCGGCGCGTTTCCTCACCTGGCGAACAAGAGCAAGACGCACTGA